ttaaacacataaaggattggaccgttacgataaccgaacgtgttcatggaaattAACTTGACttgaccatggtgttctttatggttgaactcttttcaagggcctaactatcttttaaacctaatcattaacgaaagcattgaaacacatcatgtctctcggataCGGTATACccagtattctattatgcttaagaaagtttagacctttgtggaatgttaatgcgtcacccaactgagtcgcttaATTGGATgtaccgtctgaacgtgtatgcatgtagttagactgcacgggcgtcggggtaagggacgttgttgtctattcagaatcttcaagcctatcgcattacccagtgacatgtcttacgacagggtcgtttaggaccagtgtagtgaatacaaggtccctacctattcatgagccagcattctataatcctggcagaataactgatgaccTCATAGTATGCACTttctttaaccttatatgaattacgaattttattgcatttactttatctgtcttataaaaacccaaaattaggtaaccactactcctcttTGTAATTATCTTAaactttaaatataggttcgattctactgatttcttaaaaatacgaccataggtcatacttcccttactcataataaggagtagtacgatttatgtcccgctaaatataaatttaaaacagtacccccctcttggtgactgagtctgacgtgttgcgacctaacgacaccgcataaataaaaccgtctgtttcggtcatatcaagagggaagctagtttttaGTACCGCTGCCGAGGAACTGGAATCAGGCAATAATGAttttatcaaactcattcacaagcatttagtggtgtctaagaaagacaactaTAAACGgatttggttgttggattttccggacagtctccaattatattggaaccaaaaggatcccgcctctctgtagtcagcctggccacttggtttgttgaatagttcgtgcaaagctctgttatcgaaataccagggaatcagtagcaagaatcaAAAACATATCtaaacttaggataattagatTACCTTATAATTAgaatagattaccttagactactttaaattaagactaccttagattactttagattaccttagattgccttagattaaattaggaacttagcttatTTGCTTAAAATCTAAAAACAAAAAGGCCTACCCAGTGTATGACCAAAACCAGATCTAGACTAGGGCCGATGattttcgtacctgatccagacgcaataatctctaaaccaCGCAAGGAtgaacgaatcagaaatcaaatggcgttacacgttactttagcagaaaatgccaaaccctcgattgaaggtcgaggaggaccgatcagattcccagagatCTAAGGACActtgttcgagttaaaacatcacatcatacagCTCATCTAAAATGGCTATCAATTTCATggactaccgaatgacgatcctcattctcaccttgataaattcatatcccttccgaactcctacaaacagccagggataggacaagatatagtccagctatacttgtttccctgttctctcactcatcatgtacAAACATGGTTCGACGGACTGGAAAATGAGTCCagcacgtcatggacggagatggctactaaattcttaaCTAAATATTTCCATtcctctaaacaaaccaaactcaagaatgacatcattaacttccaacaaagttatgatgaatctctttacactacatgcgagcgattcaaaaccctgctgaagaaatgccctaatcacaagttagaacggtcagcccaaatctgcaccttcCACAATGGTCTTAcaataaatcataggacgacgattgatgtcgcagctcaaggaaatctgatgaaccaaatcgtagacgaagcatgggagttgctcgagaacatgacaatgcatcatcatgactggaatagtggtcaaacaacttcatcatctgccccactctctgcatttaataatcaaacagaggccataaaatccctcacagataagatggaatctctcgccaAACAACTCGAAGAATTAAAGATGCAACCGCGGCAGGTTAAACTGgctcaggcctgtgttaattgtaccaaccagtaacccactgaagaatatcaagttgagtacgagaaccctTACGGTTCTgtttgttacgttcaatacccagctcggcaatcaaatcccggattcaatcaacaacctagggttaaccaatttcaatgaagcaaccagccttttcgctatcgttacccaccttatccagcccaacaatctcaattgtcctACGATCAACTACTTCCACTCACTAGTccaccagttgaggaaaattccccaaccacctaaattacaaaagtaaccaacctCACTCTcgaagctgatgatcagttgactcagttcattcaaggacaacaacagttaaatcagagaactgcatcaaggcaagaccagacagagatactaatgagaaaccaattggctctgctcaaaagcctAGAAACACAGATCAGACAGTTATCATAATGCCTTAAAACCTGACCACaaggaaggttacctagtaatactatccaaaatccccacatagaggaagctaaacaaatggattccgtaattccTAAGGAAGAactacggagaaggtcagctaagctcaagaacaaatcaacatatactcagaagctgcccactgcaactccagttcgtgtaccctatcctagAACGCTACAGGAAGAACAacccaagcttgattccttcacacttgatggaagattccaagACACCATGTCCAAATTTCCCAACCAGAGGAGATACATCCGAAggattctttctacaaaggagaggataccagattctaacaaaattccactgagtgaagaatgctcggcattactcagaaactctctaccgccaAAGATAGGAGATACGGgacgattcattttcccgtgttcgatcaaccaatctggaaccattcatgtgctagcagatttaggagcaagtatcaacctaatgatacgcataatgacaatccaacttgtcgattaatgatacgcataatgatccgtctcaaaaacgATGATAATACATAGCAACCGTCTTGGACCTTTCCCGACACGGTCCATCCCGGAGGAGGGATCCCTTCCTGACAATCATCTCGGAAACTCTACCACGCCGGGTAAACGGCTAGTCGGGAACGTATATAGAATCTTAGCCCGGATGACACACACGTAACTGGCATCACATAGCTAGTCATAATGATtgtaaccgtgaagaaacactagGAATAAATAGGAGGCAAGATCTTCCCGAATAGAAAGAAAGCACTGTGACGCCTTAGCTGGACCAACATGCCGCCGACACCATCACCATCTCCTGATTCAGCATTGCAAATCGACATATGGCCACCTTCCCGGGTCGAACATGCCATCCCGGATGAAGTGCGCCGTCCAGGAACATACACCTCATCCCGGAGCGAGCATGCAAGCAACTTGCATGCCACGCAACCCGCAAATATAGGAACgtttgttaggatctgttattcccatgaaaaggacaTGTGCCACATCACCCCTCGGAATTAGCAAAGTTCGTTATAACCATGATAGGGACATGTGCCACATCACCATTCCCTCCTAAACATCTCTAAATATGTGAGCAAGATCACCAATCACATAACAcaggatgcattaatgttactctgcccaaatcaatGACGATAGCATTACTCTAGTCGTTAAAACCAATTCCGTCCGGTGCTCCGAGCATCGTCAGAATTACCCCTCGCtcttagatattaacttattcgattctgaTCGAATATGGTTAATTTAATCGATTGTTTTATTCGTttagaatccagattccaaatcggagttcgcacaattattggagttaaaacattcggctTACTATttctcccaaatcaagcactcaaacccgaaatctattcataccagacgattttggtttgatcaaatggcgctatcTAAAGTTACAAAATTAATCACAACTCGCCATGATGAGCTGGAAAACGAAGAAACAAGCATACACAGCACCAGCGACGCGGATGTGCATATGATTCACTCATGGGTCGTGGGAATACGACGAAAATCAGAGGCGTTAGAAAAATGGAAGCACGAACCCATCGTCTTCCTCTCATTATTTAATATCAACCCATCCTCGGACCCTGTTATTATATGAGCACATATCTCCAATTGCCAAATTGGGCAAATATACACCGACACCGGTGCAGGGGCAGAAGTCATGTTTGAACATTGTTTTCTGCAGCTACCAGAAAACATCAGACGACAGAAGAAAGCCGCAACTTCGCCATTGGCAGGGTTCAACAGTGCTGCAACTTGGTCGGTGGGCTCCATCATGCTGGAGGTCATTTTAGGAACATTACCCTTCCAAAGTGCGGCGGACATCGAATTCGCCATAGTCAAAACAGACTCACGGTATAACGTTATTTTGGGACGTAACGCCATGCAGAAGTTGGTGCAATTGCGTCAACTGTACACGGAATGCTGAAGTTCCCGACTCCAGCTGGAGTCGCTACAATCCGAATGCAAGAAATGGAACCAATCGAATGTATGCAAATATTTAAAGGAAGCAGTGATATTGTAGTCCATGATAACGGCTACGTATCCCCAAATCCCAAGTATCCAAACCAACGAATCCAGATTGGCGCTACTTTGAGAACCAACGCAAAGGATACGCTCTGCAAACGCTTAGCAGAAAATATAGATGTCTTCGCCTGGGAACCATCCGACATGACGGGTGTCCCACGCGAAATAGCCCAACATCGGCTAAACGTAAACCCGAATATCACAACGATCGTTCAGAAGAAAAGAGCAATGGCGTTAGAATGTAGCGATTTCCTGGAAAATGAGGTATAACGACTGGTTGACGCCGGTATAATGAAAAaagtaaaatatcaaacatgggtgGCGAACCCCGTGATGGTAAAAAAGGCAGACGGATCTTGGCGCATGTGTGTCGACTACAAAGACATTAACAATGCATGCCCAAAAGACAATTACTCTCTGCCAGAAATCTTCTGGAAAGTTGAGTCTCTCTCAGGTTTTCAGTTCCTAAGCTTCCTGGATGCATACAGGGGTTACCAACAAATCCCAATGGCAGAAATCAACGAAGAAAAAACTGCATTCTTCACGAACAAAGGTATTTTTTGCTATACCAAAATGCCATTTGGGTTGAAGAATGTCGGAGCAACGTACCAACACGTAATCGACAAAGAATTCAAAAACCAAATCGGATGAAATATCAAAGCGTATGTGGACGACATCATCATCAAAAGCAAAACATAAGAGCAAATGATTTTGGACATCATCGAAACGTTTGACTCGCTACGAAAAatcaatatgaaattaaatttgtcaAAATGCTCCTTCGAAATGGAAGAAGGCCATTGTTGGGTTTCATGATCACTGCGAGAGGAATCAAAGCAACCCAGAAGAAAATCCAAGCAATTGAAGATATGTAGTCACCAAGGAGTAAAAAAGAGGTGCAAAGCCTAAAAGGGAAACTAGCGGCACTCACAAGGTTTTTGTCACGGGCTGCTGACAGAGGCCTCCCTTTTTTCCAGACATTGAAGGGTTGCCTGAACAAAAAAGATTTTATTTGGACGGATGAGGCCGAGAGGGCTTTCTAGGATGTGAAGGCATTCTTAAAAGAGTTGCCAGTATTAACGGCACCTATACTGGGTGAAACCCTCACAGTATACCTGGCCGCCTCCTCTGAGGCAATCAGCTCAGTCCTAATTTCCGATAGGGGCAACATTCAAATACCGATGTACTTTGTAAGCAAAGTATTGCAAAACGGAGAAGTAAATTACCCGGCCATGGAAAAACTAATCTACGCTTTAGTACACACAGCCAGACAGCTCCGTCGCTATTTTCAAGCGCATTCGATACAAGTTTTCACAGACCAACCAATTAAACACATCCTATCTAGGCCAGAAATCTCCGAAAGAATGGCAAAATGGGCAATCGAACTCGGAGAGCACGAAATCACTTTCCTCCCGAGACATTCAGTCAAGGGCCAAGTCATAGAAGACTTTCTAGTAGAGCTCCCTTCCGACATGATCAAGCAGGGCGAAACCACAGCTACAAGAAGAGAGATGGACGAATTTTGGGAACTATATACGGACAGAGCATCAAGTGAGGAGGGGGCTGGCATAGGCATACTCCTCGTTTCCCCAAACGGAGAAGAAATAACTTACGCTATCCGGTTGAAATTCGCCGCCTCAAACAACGAGGCCAAATACGAAGCACTAATAGCCAGAATACGCTTAGCTAAAAGTATCGATGTGCGACAGCTCACAGCTTATGTCGACTCCCAACTGGTGGCAAGCCAGTTAAACGGCAGCTTCGAAGCAAGAGACACATCGATGTAAAAATACCTAGAGCTCACAAAGGTACTAACCAACACCTTTGCGGCATTTGAAATAAAACAAATACCTCGTAATCGGAACAAGAAAGCAGATGCTTTTAGCAAGCTTGCCTCTTTGCTATACAATCATTTCACTAAAAAAGTTATGGTTGAAGTACTGGAAAGAAAGTCAACTGAAGAGGATACCCTCATGGCGACGATCACAACAGAAGAAGAATGTTGGATGACACCCTTCATAAAATATCTTGCCGACGGTACACTACCAGAAGACAAATTACAAGCTCGTAGGATACAAATGCGGGCACCAATGTATTACTTTAAAAACGGCATCCTGTACAGGAAATCGTTCACAGAGCCCTACTTAAGGTGCGTTGACCCGGCACAGGCCAAAGAGATAATACGAGAAATGCATGAGGGAGCCTGCTCAACGCACTCCGGCTACCGAACGATAGTTAACAGGATCAAGAGAATGGGTTATTTCTGGCCATACATGTACCGAGATACATATGACCTGATCGTAAACTGCGAGGCATGCCAGATACATGCTCCCGTCAACAGATCCCCTCATTGAAACATGATTCCCATACATGCCGCTTAGCCTTTTGCAAATGGAGGATCAACATTGTAAGCCCATTCCCACGAGGTGTCGGCAATGTTAAATTTTTAGTACTCACAATCGACTACTTTACTAAAAGGGTTGAGGCGAGACCGTTAAGCACGATTACGGGAAGAAAAATCTTGACCTTTGTATGGGAGGACATTGTTTGTCGTTTCGGCTTAAAGACTGGTGTACAGACATGgacattcaacagtcattcacttctGTGGCCTATCCACAAGCCAACGGACAATTCGAGGTCACTAACAGGGACATCGTTGCTGGCATAAAAGCAAGATTGGGCAAACACCGACACAGATGGGTGGACAAACTCCAACATGTACTATGGCACACCGGATAACACCGAAAGATAGTACGAACGAAACACCTTTCATTCTAGTGTACGGAACCGAAGCGGTTATACCGGCCGAAGTGCTTGTCCCAACTGACTGAATAACAACATTCGATGCACAACAAAATGATGACGCATTACAAGAAAACTTAGATGCTCTAGAAGAACGTTGGACAATAGCACATATCCGGCAAGCTGAGAAGAAACAACAAATTAAACCACTATGATAAAAAAGTCAAGCCACTGGACTTTCAGTTAAACGATTTGGTGTTACGCAGCAACGAGGCCAGCTGACAGCAAGACGTCAGAAAATTGGGCCCAAGATGGGAGGGACCCTACAGGGTTGTCGGAATAACTGAGTATGATGCATACCACCTAGAGAGACACCAGATGGAGTTCCGATACAACGCCCTTAGCATGCCTTCCATTTGAAGAAATATCACGTGTAACTTATCTGCGACCGGGAGGACTGATCACCCACTCGGATGGTAGAAATGCAAAGCACTTATGTACTCAAATAATTTCTATGTATAAGTCATCAATAAAATTTCATTCTATATACTTATGCACTGTAACGACTCTGAATATGACACAAGTAAAATCAAAAGTCTTTCGGCATATATCAGACCTACCGCAAGAAGAAATGCTTTTTAGCTTTCGTTGGTAGGAGGACACCCCTTGAAGAACCTTAATGGATAACAAGGATGTCCGGCCATATCAGTGGTGGTCCAGTTCTACCGTATAAACAACTCGACCAGACTCACGCGTAGTCTAGATATCTACGTTTTTGTCATGACAACATATGTAACTCACAGCAAAGTAAACTAGTGTATacacaacatacaacaaaatacaGAACTCAAATTAATTATACAAAATATAACCGAGTGCATTATCTCTACGGTTGGTAATTTACAATATCCTCAACGGATGAGTTCTCGTCCCTACATATTTTGTCTAGTTCTTCAAAACTAATCCGGCCGAGAGCCTAATATGGCCGAAACGaacggtttttattcgcgcggtgtcgtcaggTCACGGCTCACCAGGATCAGCCACTAgtgggaggaaggtactgttttaaatttatatttagtggggccaaaatcttactactccttataagtaagggaagtatgacttagagtcgtatttttgagatatcagtagaatcgaacctatatttaagcctaagatagttagggagtagtgaatatttctttttggattttctaatttataagacagataaagtaaatgcgataaaatttgtaattcagataaggttaaagtgagtgcatactatgacttcatcagttattctgttgagattatggaatgctggctcatgaataggaagaggccctgtattcattacactggtcctaaacgcccctgtcataagacatgtcacttggtactgcgttaggcttgaagattctgaatagacagcaatgtcccttaacCCTGATGCCCGTGTAGTCTGACtccaggcatacacgttcagacggctcatccaattgagcgactcggttgggtgacgtactaACAtttcgaaatggtctaaactttcttaagcataatagaatacatggtttaccatatccgagagacgtgatgcatttcaatgctttcattaatgattggtaaaagatagttaggcccttaaaaagagttcaaccataaagaacaacaTGACCAAGTCAACCTGACTTCgatgaacatgttcggttatcctaacggtccaatcctttatgtgtctaaacaaacagttccttaattaactaagaatccctcaagcggggttcaATGCTTGaggccgcgttatggtgcagtgtactggtcaacactaaccgggttctatggccttacttagcagaggtacagcttacaacaatcgctgtgcttcagcgtgcactttcgaagtttatatgcttaatgactacactagcatggtctaggacagacaatgtactaagggtctagtcagatgtttcactacgaaagagtcctcagtcggaatccaaagctcgatagacttactataaccggtgtgcctcagtcgatcttacgttgtatccgatagacttctcttaccaaggggtaacacagatagtgttctctaaatcggggttcgcgacttcccaataacagatcctataactacgttctattagatggaaaagcgattgagtgtaaagcataatcggaaagcatttcaatagcatacacagaccataatattatttcagcattataactgcttacatcatagcatacactaaagataactactcgctaatcatggcaacaatatcataaaacattatataagataaaggatagaagtaccagtagattaaacgagtttcgaatacaaaagtgacaacttcaagactccagaccgctcctaatacaatcatcagcgttcttctccgggtactaggtttcccgcacggagttgaaggccttgagagtatgactaatattgtacaagagagagaaagaagtgaattaaagtgtgtgttggaatgaatgacaaagaccctttaaatagactaggattttgccaaaatacggctggcaggtcgtatggcaggctgtatggtggcccgtatttggcagcccATTTGACTAGAAGCCCGTTTCTTGGGGGCGTTTGTTGGGCTGTTTGgcgggccgtttggcaggccgtactcCATATTGGTAGGCCGTATGGATGGCTgtttttggtgctggtcagccttgatt
The window above is part of the Rutidosis leptorrhynchoides isolate AG116_Rl617_1_P2 chromosome 1, CSIRO_AGI_Rlap_v1, whole genome shotgun sequence genome. Proteins encoded here:
- the LOC139900501 gene encoding uncharacterized protein, producing the protein MVEVLERKSTEEDTLMATITTEEECWMTPFIKYLADGTLPEDKLQARRIQMRAPMYYFKNGILYRKSFTEPYLRCVDPAQAKEIIREMHEGACSTHSGYRTIVNRIKRMGYFWPYMYRDTYDLIVNCEACQIHAPVNRSPH